A genome region from Bombilactobacillus bombi includes the following:
- a CDS encoding response regulator transcription factor — translation MKLLMIEDNKSVSEMMSMFFQKENWEVVFAYDGDEAIELFNQHAQEWDVITLDLNLPGKDGMEVAKEIRDVSQTVPIIMLTARDSESDQVLGLEYADEYVTKPFSPITLIARIKALYRRSGLQEEHKAQEKAQEKKFDIQTKHFKLSSATREAYLLEQEIPDLTPKEFDLLKALSSKPKQVFTREQLLQQVWGYDYFGDERTVDAHIKKLRHKVEQVGPQIIQTVWGVGYKFDDSDVQTK, via the coding sequence ATGAAATTACTAATGATTGAGGATAATAAATCTGTTTCAGAAATGATGTCAATGTTTTTTCAAAAGGAAAATTGGGAAGTTGTTTTTGCCTATGATGGTGATGAAGCAATAGAGTTATTTAATCAACATGCGCAAGAATGGGATGTCATTACCTTAGATTTAAATTTGCCGGGCAAAGATGGGATGGAAGTAGCTAAAGAAATCCGTGATGTATCACAAACAGTACCGATTATCATGTTAACAGCACGCGATTCTGAAAGTGATCAAGTTTTAGGATTAGAATATGCAGATGAATATGTGACTAAGCCTTTTAGTCCTATTACTCTAATTGCGCGTATTAAAGCCTTATATCGGCGCTCAGGCTTACAAGAAGAACATAAAGCGCAAGAAAAAGCGCAAGAAAAAAAATTTGATATTCAAACTAAACATTTTAAATTAAGTAGTGCAACTCGAGAAGCATACTTATTAGAGCAAGAAATTCCCGATTTAACACCTAAAGAGTTTGATTTATTAAAGGCACTTTCTAGTAAACCTAAGCAAGTATTTACACGTGAACAACTGTTACAACAAGTTTGGGGTTATGATTATTTTGGTGATGAACGGACAGTTGATGCCCATATTAAAAAATTACGTCATAAAGTAGAACAAGTAGGTCCTCAAATTATACAAACTGTTTGGGGAGTAGGATATAAATTTGACGATTCGGACGTGCAAACTAAATGA
- a CDS encoding sensor histidine kinase, which produces MKLIYQYMLGFLVVVVTCLSIIAFAIYHYSENMAYQQTWMQMEGYSDNLQAMALRVNPATGNIQNITPETFASVQDVLANEKVTFAMFDKRGHELYPSVTNEPSFDHRTWKLLNAGTVIRERNSNHNQQAPLFRKHPMTYIIKPWFDKDNNLVAILWVGAEVSAVETSINSIKNNVILAFLISTIIAVIMSWFLANWQVKRIDRLRRATKQVAAGDFSVQITQNGRDEIDDLASDFNEMTHSLQKSDEEIERQEQRRKDFMADAAHEMRTPLTTINGLLEGLAYNAIPEESRDKSITLMRNETKRLIRLVNENLDYEKIRTNQIPLHQRTFAIKSPLENIVSQLTKKAEAAQDQLQLIVDEKATVYADYDRFIQIIFNITQNAIQFTKNGTVIIKAIHDSDLATTTITITDNGIGMSKDQVKNIWERYYKADPSRKSTKYGESGLGLAIVHQLMQQHQGKIKVHSELNVGTTFTLIFYDETIITKKKDS; this is translated from the coding sequence ATGAAGTTAATTTATCAATATATGCTCGGATTTTTAGTAGTTGTTGTTACTTGTTTGAGTATTATTGCTTTTGCTATTTATCACTACAGTGAAAATATGGCTTATCAACAGACTTGGATGCAGATGGAAGGCTATTCTGATAACTTACAGGCGATGGCACTCAGAGTAAATCCAGCAACTGGGAATATTCAAAATATAACTCCAGAAACTTTTGCTTCGGTGCAAGATGTTTTGGCCAATGAAAAAGTGACTTTTGCTATGTTTGACAAGCGCGGACATGAACTGTATCCTTCTGTTACTAATGAACCATCTTTTGATCATCGGACATGGAAATTGTTAAACGCTGGTACCGTTATCCGAGAACGCAATAGTAATCATAATCAACAAGCACCTTTATTTCGTAAACATCCGATGACTTATATTATTAAACCTTGGTTTGATAAAGACAATAATTTAGTAGCAATTTTGTGGGTTGGGGCCGAAGTTTCAGCAGTGGAAACAAGTATTAATTCTATTAAAAATAATGTAATTTTGGCGTTTTTAATTTCGACAATTATTGCAGTCATTATGAGTTGGTTTTTAGCCAACTGGCAAGTTAAAAGAATTGATCGCTTAAGACGGGCAACAAAGCAAGTGGCTGCTGGTGATTTTAGTGTCCAAATTACACAAAATGGGCGAGACGAAATTGATGATTTAGCTTCGGACTTTAATGAAATGACTCATTCGTTGCAAAAATCTGATGAAGAGATTGAACGTCAAGAACAGCGACGAAAAGATTTTATGGCCGATGCGGCTCACGAAATGCGCACACCATTAACAACAATTAATGGTTTGTTAGAAGGATTAGCTTACAATGCTATTCCGGAAGAATCACGTGATAAAAGCATTACTTTAATGCGGAATGAAACTAAACGGCTAATTCGCTTAGTCAATGAAAATCTTGACTATGAAAAAATTAGAACTAATCAAATACCTCTGCATCAGAGAACTTTTGCCATTAAGTCACCTTTAGAAAATATTGTTTCGCAACTAACTAAAAAAGCAGAAGCAGCTCAAGATCAGCTTCAACTAATTGTGGATGAAAAGGCTACAGTGTATGCAGATTATGATCGTTTTATTCAAATTATTTTTAATATCACACAAAATGCAATTCAATTTACTAAAAATGGTACAGTCATAATTAAAGCCATACATGATTCTGATTTGGCGACAACAACTATTACTATTACTGATAATGGTATTGGAATGAGTAAAGATCAAGTTAAAAATATTTGGGAAAGATATTATAAGGCCGATCCCTCACGTAAAAGTACTAAATATGGTGAATCTGGTTTAGGTCTAGCAATTGTTCATCAGTTAATGCAACAACATCAAGGTAAGATTAAAGTGCACAGTGAATTAAATGTTGGGACTACTTTTACGTTAATCTTTTATGATGAAACAATTATTACAAAAAAGAAAGACAGTTAA
- a CDS encoding LTA synthase family protein: MMTTKLKQLLKQRTGWILLLVIFIWIKTVIAYYLDFNMGAMDPLQHFLMILNPIASTLLLMSLTLYFKKPSTTYITAMIIYLLETILLYSNILYYREFNDFISFNTIMSVGKVSKGLGSSAIAMAQAHDWIYFVDFAVIIILFFTKKIKIDHRPYSRLQAFTVTSIALFGLVLNLFLAELSRPQLLVRTFDRTYIVKYLGLNSFLTYDGLKTAQSNSLRSGAQGTSMDPVLKFVNQNYAAPNPQYAGVGRGKNVIIIHLESFQQFLIDSKVKDQEVTPFLNSLYHDDNTLSFSNFFHEVGQGKTSDAETMLETSLFGLPEGSFFTSLGTNNTFQAAPAILDQQQGYTSAVFHGNIGSFWSRDTVYKNMGYHYFFDQKYYQQTADSNTYWGSKDKLLFSESVKYLEQLQQPFYAKFLTVTNHNPYELSDTDTEGFEKPDTPNTMVNNYFATAHYLDEALREFFDYLKASGLYNNSIVVLYGDHFGLNEGDEKALAPLLNRDPDTWTTFDHLQLQRVPFMIHMPGLKGGIQKQYGGEIDALPTLLHLLGVNTKPYIFMGTDLLSPQHNQNVIFRNHSFVTPKYTVVNSNNDKLTIYQNSNGELLTNPDPLIQKRLQKISQQKVHELELSDMINKTNLLRFYTPADFKPVNPKNYNYQNQYQQLLKIRNNLGEHSTSLFSKNGNKSTTGLYKTNAPELQNNNAALYEIPQLNNSPNSNSSSK; this comes from the coding sequence ATGATGACAACGAAATTAAAACAACTTTTAAAACAGCGTACTGGTTGGATTTTATTATTAGTGATTTTTATTTGGATCAAAACAGTTATTGCGTATTATTTAGACTTTAATATGGGAGCAATGGATCCATTACAGCATTTTCTAATGATTCTCAATCCGATTGCTTCGACGCTTTTATTGATGAGTTTGACCTTATATTTTAAAAAGCCTAGTACAACTTATATTACCGCAATGATTATTTATCTTTTAGAAACTATTTTGTTATACAGCAACATTTTGTATTATCGCGAATTTAATGATTTTATTAGTTTTAATACTATTATGAGTGTTGGTAAGGTTTCTAAAGGTCTTGGCAGTAGCGCCATCGCGATGGCTCAGGCTCATGATTGGATTTACTTTGTGGATTTTGCCGTTATAATCATTTTATTCTTTACCAAAAAAATCAAGATTGACCATCGACCTTACAGTCGCTTACAAGCTTTTACAGTAACTAGTATAGCTTTATTTGGTTTAGTCTTAAACTTATTTTTGGCTGAATTAAGTCGACCTCAATTACTAGTGCGTACTTTTGATCGAACTTATATTGTCAAATACTTAGGACTAAATTCCTTTTTAACTTATGATGGTTTGAAAACTGCTCAGAGCAATTCGTTGCGTTCAGGAGCACAAGGCACTAGTATGGATCCAGTTTTAAAATTTGTTAATCAAAATTATGCTGCGCCTAATCCCCAATATGCTGGTGTAGGACGCGGCAAAAATGTGATCATCATCCACTTAGAAAGCTTTCAACAGTTTTTAATTGATAGCAAGGTTAAAGATCAAGAAGTAACGCCCTTTCTCAATAGTTTATATCATGATGATAATACCTTATCGTTTTCCAATTTTTTCCATGAGGTGGGTCAAGGTAAAACTAGTGATGCTGAAACAATGTTAGAAACCAGTTTATTTGGTTTACCTGAGGGATCTTTCTTTACTAGTTTAGGTACTAATAACACTTTTCAAGCAGCACCTGCCATCTTAGATCAACAGCAAGGCTACACGAGTGCAGTTTTTCATGGTAATATTGGATCATTTTGGAGTCGTGATACTGTTTATAAAAATATGGGCTATCATTATTTCTTTGATCAAAAATATTACCAACAAACTGCTGACAGTAACACTTATTGGGGCAGTAAAGATAAATTACTCTTTTCTGAAAGTGTTAAATATTTAGAGCAGCTGCAACAACCATTTTATGCCAAATTTTTAACAGTGACTAACCACAACCCTTATGAACTATCAGATACTGATACTGAGGGCTTTGAAAAGCCTGATACCCCTAATACTATGGTTAATAATTATTTTGCTACAGCACATTATCTCGATGAAGCTTTGCGTGAATTTTTTGATTACTTAAAAGCTAGTGGTTTATATAATAATTCCATCGTTGTCTTATATGGTGATCACTTTGGTCTGAACGAAGGTGATGAAAAAGCACTAGCTCCTTTATTAAATCGTGACCCTGATACCTGGACTACATTTGATCACTTACAATTACAACGAGTGCCTTTCATGATTCATATGCCTGGACTGAAAGGTGGCATTCAAAAGCAATATGGTGGTGAAATTGATGCCTTACCTACTTTATTACATCTTTTAGGTGTCAATACTAAGCCATATATCTTTATGGGAACAGATTTATTATCACCTCAGCATAATCAAAATGTTATTTTCCGTAATCATTCCTTCGTTACCCCTAAATACACTGTTGTAAATAGTAATAATGACAAATTAACGATTTATCAAAATAGTAACGGTGAACTTTTAACCAATCCTGATCCGCTCATTCAAAAACGCCTTCAAAAAATTTCTCAGCAAAAAGTTCACGAATTAGAACTATCTGATATGATTAATAAAACCAACTTGTTACGTTTTTACACACCTGCTGATTTTAAACCTGTTAATCCTAAAAATTATAATTACCAAAATCAATATCAGCAGCTGTTAAAAATTCGCAATAACTTAGGTGAACACTCGACCAGTCTTTTTTCCAAAAATGGTAATAAGTCCACAACGGGACTTTATAAAACTAATGCTCCAGAACTTCAAAATAACAATGCTGCCCTTTACGAAATTCCTCAATTGAATAATTCTCCTAATAGCAATTCTTCCAGTAAATAA